The Bradyrhizobium guangxiense genomic sequence CTTGATGCGATCTGACCATTCGGCGCTGCCGCCGTCGGCGATCGGCGGCTTGGCCACATGGTCGAGCACGAAGCGCGCTTGAGGGAAGGCCTGCGCAGTTGCGATCGCGGCGGGCAGCTCGCGGGTATGGACGAGAAAATCATAGGTGAGATCGTGCGCGAATACTGCGGTGAGGCCGCGCTGGACGTCCTCGCGGAGCAGCCAATCGGGATCTACCTCATCATGCACCTGGTGACGGATGCCGACGAGCTTGTCCCCGCCCGGCAGGCCGCGCAGCTGCTCGAGCGTCTCGCCGAGCGCGCCGTCGGTCAGATCGGCCCAGCCGACGACGCCGATCACCGACGGCGCGGCATGCGCAACGCTCAAGAATTCCTCTGTCTCCTCGAGCGAGGAGCGACATTGCACCACGATGCTGGCGTCGATGCCGCTCGCCTTCAGCAGCGGCGCGAGATCGGCGGGGCCGAACGCGCGGCGGGTCGGCGTCAGCTCAGGCGCGTCCATCCAGGGATAATCGGCGCGCGCGGGATCCCAGAAATGCTGATGGGCGTCGATGATCATGCCTTACGCTCCCGCCGGCAGCGGCGCGCGCACGTCAATGAGGTTTCGCGCGCGCAGCTCCTGCCAGAACGCGGCCGGCACCGTTGCCTCCGACATGGCGATGTTGTCGGCAATTTCCGCCGCATTGCGCGCGCCCATCACCGCGACCGTGACCGCCGGATGCGTCATGCAGAACTGGAGCGCGGCGGCTTTCAACGCGGTGCCGTGCTTGCGGCAGAGCGCATCAAGCTCGAGCGCCCGCGCTACCAGCGACGCATCGGCGTCCTGATAGTTGAACTTCGCGCCCGCATGCGGATCGGCCAGGATGCCGCTATTATAGATGCCGCCGAGCAGGATGCCGATGTTCCTCGCCTGGCAGAGCGGAAACAGCGCATCGAGCGCGCCCTGGTCGAGCAGCGTGTAGCGGCCGGCGAGCAGGAAGCAATCGACCGGCACGGCTTGCGCGAAGCGAATCGGCATCTCCGACTGGTTCATGCCGGCGCCGATCGCCTTGACCGTGCCGTCCTCGCGCAGGCGCTGGAGCGCTCGGAAGGCGCCTCCGACGGCCTCGTCATAGTGATCATCGGGATCATGCACCAGCAGGACGTCGACGCGGTCGAGCCCGAGCCTGGCGAGGCTTTCCTCCACCGACCGCATGACGCCGTCATAGCTGAAATCGAACACCGGCCGCTCGCGCGGCGTGCCCTTGTAGTGCTCGTCCTCGCTAGCTGCGCCTTCAGGCACGCGCAGCAGACGGCCGACCTTGGTCGAGATGACGTAGGACTCGCGCTTCTGCTGCCGCAGGAAGGCCCCGAGCCGCCGCTCGGCGAGGCCGAAGCCGTAGAGCGGCGCGGTATCGAAGAATCGCACCCCAAGCGACCAGGCGCGCGCGATCGTCGCCTCCGCATCGGCATCGCTGACGGGTGCGAACAATCCGCCGAGCGGGGCGGAACCGAGGCCGATTGACGTGACGTCGAGCGAGCCGAGCCGCGACCGTTTCATTCCCATTGCCTTGTCTTCATTCCAACCGTCCAAATCATCTCTCCCGCTTGCGGTTTCCGCAAGCGGGAGAGGCATGCAGGAGCGCGGGGCTGGCGGGCGCTCCTACTTCAACATCTGCCCGACGTTGTCCTTGGTGACGAGATCGAGGCCGGTGTAGACGATCTCCGGCACCTTCTCGCCTTTCTTGATGGCGAGCAGCGTGTCCATCGCCTTCTCGCCCATCTCGAACGGACGCTGGCCGACCAGTGCATTGGCATAGCCGTCGCGCAGCAGCTCGAGCTGCATCTTCAGCGTATCTGCAACGACAAGCGTGAACTTGCCGGAATCGATGTCCTTCTTGTTCCTGCTGGCGAAGGCCTTGAAGCCTTCGGGTGCGAACATCGGCCAGCCGCCGATGGGAACGATCGCGGCGAGATCGGGCGTTGCGGTGCGCATGTCCGTCATCTGCTGGACCGCGAGCGCGGGATCGTCGTTGCAGAAGGTCGGCGAGCCCGCGACCTCGGTCCATTTCGAGCCCTTCAGCGCCTCGCGCACGCCATCGACGCGCTCGGCAAGGTTCTTGGCACCGGGGCCGCCGGAGACCATGGCGTATTTGCCGCCGTCGGGCCGCATCTTCAGCAATTGCTTGCCGAGCGCAACGCCGAACTCCTTGTTGTTGGTGCCGATATAGGCGATGCGCTTGGATCCGGGCGCATCGGCATCGAAGGTGATGACGGGAATGCCGGCCGCGGTCGCCGCCTCGATCGACTTGGTCATGGCCGCAACGTCGGCGACCGAGATGGCGAGGCCGTCGACCTTCTGGGTGACGAAGTCCTGGATGATCTGCGCCTGCGTCGCCGGCTCGTGCTCGACCGGCCCCTTGTAGATGCACTCGATGTTGCCGAGCTCCTTGGCGCGCTTCAGGCAGCCGTCGCGCGCGAAATCGAAGAACGGATTGTTCATCGCCTTCGGCACGATGACGAAGCGGTAGTTCGCGGCCAGCGCCGGCGTCGCCATCATCGCAACGGCGATACCGGCAAGAAGAAGTTTCCTCATTGTCTCCTCCACCCTTGTTTGGTGCCCATCCTCTTGAGAGACGCCCGGGAAGCGGACAGGCGCATTTTTTGGCCTTCCCGAGACGACGTCACGTCAGGTCATCCGCGAGCGGATGCGATCGACCAGCACAGCCAAGATGATGATCACGCCCACCAGCGTCTGCTGCCAGTAGGAGGAGACCTGCGCCAGCACGAGGCCGTTGCGGATCACTTCCAGGAGCACGCAGCCGACGATGGCTCCGAGCGGACCGCCGATGCCGCCGGCAAGGTTGGCGCCGCCGATGACGGCCGCCGCGATCACGTTGAGCTCGTAGGACGTCGCCATGTGGGCGGGCGCGGAGCCGAGCCAGCCGGAAATGATGATGCCCTGAAGGCCTGCGGCGAGCGCGCAGATCACGTAGACCTCGATCTTCACCCGCACCACCGGAATGCCGGTGAGCTCGGCCGCCTTCTCGTTGCCGCCGAGCGCGAAGACGTGGCGACCGAACGCACTATGGTGCAACACCCCGGCCATCATCAGCGCGAGGATCACGAGATAGATGAACGGCGCGGGCACGCCGAGCACGTCGCCCGAGGTGAGCGCGTAGAAATAGTCGGCATCGGGCCCGCCGGGAAAGCTACCGCGGCCGTTGGAGACGACATAGCCCAGCCCGCGCACGATCGAGAGCATGCCAAGCGTGGTGACGAAAGGCGAAAGCCCAAGCACGGCGATGCAGAAGCCGTTGACGAGCCCGGCAATCAGCGCCACGCCGAGTCCGGCGAGGACCGACACCAGCAGGATCAGGCCCGGCACGTTCGCCAGCACGGTCTTGCCGTCGGCCGCCATGTGCACCCACGACGAGCCGGGCGCCGACAGCTCGGTCATGACCATGGAGGTGATCATGGCCGAGAAGCACATCATCGAGCCGACCGAGAGGTCGATGCCGCCGGTGATGATCACGAAGGTGACACCGAGCGTGGCGATGGCGATGAAGGAAAAGTTCTTCGCCACGTTCTGCATGTTGCCCTGGGTGAAGAAATAGGGGCTGGCGAAATGCATGATCACCAGCAGCACCGCCAGCGCGAGCAGGACGTAGCCGGTCTGCGACGCAAAGATGCCGCGCTGCCACCATTTGATCCGGCCCACATTGGTGAAGCTGATCGGAGATTCCATCGGCATGGCCATCACGCTGCCTCCTTCGCGCCGGTGATGAGGGCGGTGACTTCCTCCGGCGAAGTCTCGTGGATCGGCTTTTCGGCCCGCTTCTCTCCACGGCGCATGACGATGACGCGGTCGCACACCGCGAATACGTCGGGCATGCGGTGCGAGATCAGCATCACTGCGACGCCCTGCTCCTTCAGCCGGTGAATCAGGCCGAGCACCTGCTCGACCTGGCGGACCGAGATCGCCGCGGTCGGCTCGTCCATCATGACGAGCCGCGCATTGGAGAGCCGTGTCCGCGCGATCGCGACCGCCTGGCGCTGGCCGCCCGACATCTGCTTGACGAGATCGTCGGGACGCGTCTCCGAGCGCAACTCGCCGAACAGCTCCAACGCCCGCGCCGCCATCGCCTTGTGGTCGAGCAAGGCGACGGGTCCAAATTTTCG encodes the following:
- a CDS encoding sugar-binding protein — translated: MRKLLLAGIAVAMMATPALAANYRFVIVPKAMNNPFFDFARDGCLKRAKELGNIECIYKGPVEHEPATQAQIIQDFVTQKVDGLAISVADVAAMTKSIEAATAAGIPVITFDADAPGSKRIAYIGTNNKEFGVALGKQLLKMRPDGGKYAMVSGGPGAKNLAERVDGVREALKGSKWTEVAGSPTFCNDDPALAVQQMTDMRTATPDLAAIVPIGGWPMFAPEGFKAFASRNKKDIDSGKFTLVVADTLKMQLELLRDGYANALVGQRPFEMGEKAMDTLLAIKKGEKVPEIVYTGLDLVTKDNVGQMLK
- a CDS encoding amidohydrolase family protein, with translation MIIDAHQHFWDPARADYPWMDAPELTPTRRAFGPADLAPLLKASGIDASIVVQCRSSLEETEEFLSVAHAAPSVIGVVGWADLTDGALGETLEQLRGLPGGDKLVGIRHQVHDEVDPDWLLREDVQRGLTAVFAHDLTYDFLVHTRELPAAIATAQAFPQARFVLDHVAKPPIADGGSAEWSDRIKALGACGNVWCKISGLATEAVWNDWDAERLAPFVAHAASCFGEDRLIFGSDWPVCLLAGSYGEIKSALEACLAKLGPPVRDKAFGVNAAQAYRLAIAG
- a CDS encoding aldo/keto reductase, coding for MKRSRLGSLDVTSIGLGSAPLGGLFAPVSDADAEATIARAWSLGVRFFDTAPLYGFGLAERRLGAFLRQQKRESYVISTKVGRLLRVPEGAASEDEHYKGTPRERPVFDFSYDGVMRSVEESLARLGLDRVDVLLVHDPDDHYDEAVGGAFRALQRLREDGTVKAIGAGMNQSEMPIRFAQAVPVDCFLLAGRYTLLDQGALDALFPLCQARNIGILLGGIYNSGILADPHAGAKFNYQDADASLVARALELDALCRKHGTALKAAALQFCMTHPAVTVAVMGARNAAEIADNIAMSEATVPAAFWQELRARNLIDVRAPLPAGA
- a CDS encoding ABC transporter permease, translated to MAMPMESPISFTNVGRIKWWQRGIFASQTGYVLLALAVLLVIMHFASPYFFTQGNMQNVAKNFSFIAIATLGVTFVIITGGIDLSVGSMMCFSAMITSMVMTELSAPGSSWVHMAADGKTVLANVPGLILLVSVLAGLGVALIAGLVNGFCIAVLGLSPFVTTLGMLSIVRGLGYVVSNGRGSFPGGPDADYFYALTSGDVLGVPAPFIYLVILALMMAGVLHHSAFGRHVFALGGNEKAAELTGIPVVRVKIEVYVICALAAGLQGIIISGWLGSAPAHMATSYELNVIAAAVIGGANLAGGIGGPLGAIVGCVLLEVIRNGLVLAQVSSYWQQTLVGVIIILAVLVDRIRSRMT
- a CDS encoding ATP-binding cassette domain-containing protein, encoding MAHADATPVLELSGIGKEFGAIRALHDVDLQVLPGEVVGLMGDNGAGKSTLVKIIAGNFRPGHGEIRFAGNAVHFSRPVDARAVGIEVVYQDLALADNLTAAANVFLGRELKRKFGPVALLDHKAMAARALELFGELRSETRPDDLVKQMSGGQRQAVAIARTRLSNARLVMMDEPTAAISVRQVEQVLGLIHRLKEQGVAVMLISHRMPDVFAVCDRVIVMRRGEKRAEKPIHETSPEEVTALITGAKEAA